The following is a genomic window from Mobula hypostoma chromosome 20, sMobHyp1.1, whole genome shotgun sequence.
atagactgagtggatagccagagacgttttcccagggctgaaatgcctaaaatgagggggcataatttttaagtgattggaggaaagtacaggggagtttgtcacagagaatggtggttgAGTGGAACACtgtgccagggctggtggtagaggcagatacattagagacatttaaggaaCTCTCAGTTAGACACaaatggaggattatgtgggagggaagggttagatgatTCTTGAGTAGGTTAGcatggacagagcattggctgattgatgggaggcaaagagtgggaatgaagggagccttttctgactggctgtcgGTGACAGGTGGTGTTCCactgagtcagtgttgggaccgctttcttttacgttgtatgtcaatgatttggatgacagaattaatggtcttttgaccatgatttgcagacaatatgaagatatgtGCAGGggcaggtaatgctgaggaagcagggaggctgagagggacttagactgattagagaatgggcaaagaagtggcagatggaatacagtatccaGAAGTGTAGGATAatgcacttaggtagaaggaataaaagtgtagactattttctaaacaaggagaaacttcaaaaatctagggtgcaaagggacttggaagtcttcATGTAGGATTCCccaagggttaatttgcaggttgagttggtggtgtggaaggcaaatgcaatgttagcattcatttcaagaggactagaatataaaaacaggatgtaatgctgaggctttataaggctctggtgaggcctcacatggagtactgtgagcagttttggacccttatctaagaaaggatgtgctgacattggaaagggctcaaagaaagttcacaaaaatgattccaggattgaaaggcttatcgtatgtGAACCATTTGatggctcactggaatttagaagaataaggagggatctcattgaaacctattgaatgttgtaagacctagatagtgtggatgtggagaggatgttttctatagtgagggtgtctaggaccagagggtgcaacctcagaatagagggatgaggagaaatttctttagctagagggtggtgaatctatggaatttggtaccacaggcagctgtggaggccagatcactgagtgtatttaaggaggttgatagatttaaACCAAGGCatgaaaggtcacagggagaaaacaggagattgagagggaaatggatcagacatgatcaaataacagagcagacttgatgggctgactggcctaattctgttccaatgtcttatggtcaatcAGTTGAGAGAGTCAAGATGATATGAAACATCTCTCACATCCTACTTTGAGGATCTACCTGTGCTGAGTACAACATAAGATGGAATGAATCCCAATGGAAGATTATTGACCTGAAGCTTTACCTGATTTtcaaacttccacagatgctctctgacctgctaggcattttcagttttaacttcttttacttcaaacttccagcatCATAGTCTACTTATGGTCAGTTTAATATCTATCCTGAAATCCTGAtacacagaaccttctatcttgTCAGTCAGGACCCATGTGACCCTTTAAGTGAGTGTGCAAGATCTCTCCTCTCCCCAAGCTTCTGTCTCTTCCATGGCCAAAAAATAGTAAGGTGCCAAGAAATGGGATCATTGATCATGGACCTGTCACATGAAAAGaaccggtcccaacacagaccacttgCGGAAAGCAAGTGAGCGTTCTACACTGCCAATCAGCCTCTTGATCACTGTTGCCGGAGAAAGTGCCTGCGTATGACGGTCTCTCACTCAATGCTCCCAAGGGAAGGTCCTTGTGTTCAAgtgatctttctctctctctcgatgctgTTGCCAGATAGTGCcggagcaaggtttaattgacacagattgtagatttggactctaattgaggtttatgatgtgttctagtttCTAGTTCTAGTTCTGATTGTTCTTTTTGTTACTACATTTAGGCGATATTTGAATTGGGGTGGCCAATGAACACAGCTGAACTGttctgaaatatgccttttgattttgtgttttatattctgtatttttgctCGTTattttctcctcaaatttcaggatgaacttgatcatattatgatcacttcccctaAGAGTTCCATTACCTTAAATGctttaatcaattccagttcattgcacgatatccaatccagaattgctgatcccctagtggtctCAACCAAGAACTGCCAtaaaaagccacctcgtaggcattctacaaattacccctcttgggatccagcaccaacttgattttcccaatctactgcatattgaaatcccccatgagtatcataacattacccttttgacatgcattttctaaatcccgttgtaatttgtagactacattTTTGCTACTCTTCAGAGGTCTGTatctaactcccatcagggtctttttacccctgcagtttctcAGCTCTACCCAGAATGATGCTATGTCACCTCttactaatgatttgattttagtttttaccaacagagccaccccaccccctctgcctacctgcctgtcctttttatagaatatgtatccttggacattaagtgacggaggaaagggaggttggctcacaagtagagaaagcttggagacagtgcgaaagggaggataggcaggtgatagagaagggatacgctcagaccgatggtttgagatgtgtctattttaatgcaaggagtattatgaacaaagcggatgagcttagagcatggatcagcacttgaagctacgatattgtggccattacaaagacttggatggtgcaggggcagaaatggctacttcaagtgccaggctttagatgtttcagaaaggacagggagggaggcaaaagaggtgggggcatggcactattgatcagagatagtgtcatgactgcagaaaaggaggaagtcttggaggggttgtctacggagtctctgtggatggaagttaggaataggaaagggccaataactctactgggtatttttaaTAGAcgacccaatagtaacagggatattgaggagcagatagggagacagattctggaaaggtgtaataataacagagcaATGTTGTcagtcatttctagaggaatagagtataggagcagggatgtgatgttgaggctctataaggcgctggtgagacctcacttggagtactgtgggcagttttggtctccttatttaagaaaggatgtgctgatgttggagaaggtacagagaagattcactagaatgattccaggaatgagagggttaacatatgaggaacatttgtccgctcttggactgtattccttggagtttagaagaatgaggggagaccgcatagaaacatttcgaatgttgaaaggcatggacagagtggatgtggcaaagttgtttcccatgatgggggagtctagtacgagagggcatgacttaaggattgaaggatacccattcagaacagaaatgcgaagaaatttttttagccagagggtggtgaatctatggaatttgttgccacgggtggcagtagaggccaagtcattgggtgtatttaaggcagagattgataggtatctgagtagccaggacatcaaaggttatagtgagaaggcaggggagtgggactaaatgggagaatggatcagctcatgataaaatggcggagcagactcaataggccgaacagccgacttctgctcctttgtcttttggtcttatggtcttgtcgtggtgggagattttaatttcccaaatattgattggcatgtccccagagtgaggggtttagatggggtggagtttgttaggtgtgttcaggaaggttccttgacacaatatgtagataagcctacaagaggagagactgtacttgatctggtattgggaaatgaacctggtcaggtgtcaggtctctcagtaggagagcattttggagatagtgatcacagttctatctcctttaccatagcattggaaagggaaaggaacagacaagttagagaaacatttaattggagtaaggggaaatatgaggctatcaggcaggaacctggaagcataaattggaaacaaatgttctcagggaaatgtacagaagaaatatggcaaatgttcagaggatatttgcgtgGGTTTCTGCatgggtacgttccaatgagacagggaaaggatagtagggtacaggaaccgtggtgtacaaaggctgttgtaagtctagtcaagaagaaaagaagagcttatgaaaggttcaaaaaactaggtaatgatagagatctagaagattataaggcgagcaggaaggagcttaagaaggaaattaggagagccagaaggggccatgaggaggccttggcagacaggattaaggaaagccccaaagcattctacaagtatgtgaagagcaagaggataagatgtgagagaataggaccagtcaagtgtgacagtggaaaagtgtgtatggaaccagaggaaatagcggaggtatttaatgaatactttgcttcagtattcactatggaaaagagtcttggcaattgtagggatgacttgcagcagactgaaaagcttgagaatgtagatattaagaaagaggatgtgctggagcttttggaaagcatcaagttggataagtcaccggcaccagacaggatgtaccccagactactgtgggaagcgagggaggagattgctgagcctttggcaatcatcattaatgaggacaggagaggttccggaggattagagggttgtggatgttgttcccttattcaggaaagggcatagagatagcccaggaaattatagaccagtgagtcttacttcaatggttggcaagttgatggagaagatcctgagaggcaggatttatgaacatttggagaggcataatatgattaggaatagtcagcatggctttgtcaaaggcagttcataccttacaagcctgattgaattttttgaggatgtgactaaacacattgatgaaggtagagcaataggtgtagtgtatatggatttcagcaaggcatttgataaggtactccatgcaaggcttattgagagcgtaaggtggcatgggatccaaggggacattgctttgtggatccagaacaggcttgcccacagaaggcaaagagtggttgtagacaggtcatattctgcatggaggtcggtaactagtggtgtgcctcagggatctgatcCGGGACCCCTACTCCTTATGATTTTtatgtgacctggatgaggaagtggaggaatgagttagtaaatttgctgatgacacaaaggttgggggtgttgtggatagtgtggagggctgtcagagattacagtgggacattgataggatgcaaaactgggctgagaagtggcagatggagttcaagccagatatgtgtgaggtggttcattttagtgggtcaaatatgatggtggaatatagcattaatggtaagactcttggcagtgtggaggatcagccaGAGAGCTTCCTCTCAAAGTAAGGGACAACTATTTAaacaaggagaaatttcttctctcagacagTTGTGAATCTTCAGAATTCTTTTGCACAGTGAGCTGTGGATTCCATCATTAAATGCATTGTTGCTGGCATTGAATGCAGCCTCCAATTCCTCAGCTAAAGTGCGGTCTCAGCAAAGCCCAGTACTGCTGCAACCTGACAATGGGGAGATCGAGGCAGGGAGTACTGGGTACAATTTCCCAAAGGATGGGATATCTGCCAGAAGTGGATATGATCATTTCAGGGCATGCAACACTTCTTGTTGTGTGTAATTTGCACATAATAAGCAGGAGGAAACATATTTTACTGATCCAGTCTTGATATGCTGGAGTATTGTGCAGAGGTTCAATAGACTAATTCCTGAGATAGGAGATTATTCAATAAACAGAGAAGATTAAAGatacagattagctttatttgtcacatatatattgaaacatacataaaaacatagaaaacctacagaactatacaggcacttcagcccataatgctgtgctgaactttagaaattacctagggttacccataaccctctatttttctgagctccatgtacctatccaggagtctcttaaaagtccctatcgtatctgcctccaccaccgtcaccggctgcccattccacacactcaccactctctgcgtaaaaaacttacccctgacatctcctctgtaccttcttccaagcaccttaaaactgtgccctctcatgttagtcatttcagccctgggaaaaagcctctgactagccacgtgatacacttctatcaggtcacctctcatcctccgtcgcttcaaggagaaaaggccgagttcactcaacctattctcgtaaggcatgctccccaatccaggcaacatccttgtaaatctcctctgcaccctttctatggtttccacatccgtcctgtagtgaggtgaccagaactgatcatCAATTCAAATGATGAAAAATTGTGctggcagcccgcaaatgtcaccacgtttctggcgccaacataacaGGTCCACAGCTCATgaatcctaacccatacatctttggaatgtgggaggaaaccagagcacccagagaaaacccacacggtcacagagagaacgtacaaactccttacagacagtggagggagTTGAACTCCGATCTCACGGCTGGCATTGTAATGGTGATATGCTAACCACTATCATAAGGTCACAAGATAtgagtagcagaattaggccattcagcccttcaggtTCTCTCTGTCatcccatcatagctgatttattatctctctcaaccccattctcctttcttctccccgtaacctttaatgaccttactaatcaataacctatcaacctccgctttaaatatatccaatgacttggcctccatctgtggcaatgaattccacagactcatcaccatctgactaaagaaattactcctcatctctgttctaaagggacgtccttctacaCTACTGGGCCACCCAGAGTTAGCTTATACtgtctgaaatttagaagaatggcaaTTGAAGTGTGTTCTTCCCCAGTGTGGGAATCCGGAACCAGGGGTTTTGCTCTCAAAGTAAGGGGCAACTACTGAAACAAGGAGTAACCTTATAAATCTTTTTCCCCCAAAGAGCTGTGGATTCTGTCACTAAGTGTAACAATGCTGGGATTTAAGAAATAATATGCAAATATAAACATTTTCTAATGGAGCATTAATATTTTTATGCAAATTCTTGTGTGTATGGATCAAGAACTGCTGCGCCAGTTTCTTGAGCTGCTCGGTCTAAAACAACATTTCTATTTATGTATAAATGTTCATCCTGGTTACCTGACCATAACATTAAGTAATAGCTTCCGCTCCTCGCCTTTAAAACAGAAGGAAATCCCGTGTGGTTCCCAAATTAAAAGCCAACAGATGAGAGCCAACACATCACAGAGATTTGAGCTACCAAACACAGTAAAGGAATTAAGCCACATACTCGTTTTTCTCCCTTGGTTTGCAACTTGCAACTGTGGAGAAATTTGTAAGGAACACTGAGCAGTTACTTCATTCGGCTCACAGTGAGGGATGTTCAAAGCTGGTAGTCACAGAGGTGGAACGGGTAAATATTGACTGATTTATGAATACCTTCCTTGTTGCCAACAGATGTATATTGGAGGGAAGTTGCTGTTTGCTGACCACATTTTTAATGGATACAGTACCACTGTCAAGGATCTGAAGAAACAATTAGCCAAAACTTATGAAGACTATTTAACAGGCCACCACCTGCTCCATGACTTCAGGTTCAGGTATTTGATCAGCCATCCTTTGGTTTCATGTTCATTATTTAGTTATAAGTTCCTGAAGCATTTAAGTGAACAGTATCAGTTTGCCAAAAGTACTCATAACAaaggaactgtgcaaaagtcttcagagTTAAAGTAGGAAATGTGTTTCGCGATGTTGTGTTAGCTTTTCCTGGAGATCAGTGACATGGCACAGGCCACTGACATGGTGATCCAGTGACATGTCAGGGTTATTAATTTAGTGATCCTGGAAATCCTGTGGTGTGTCAGTGATCACTGTCATGGTGATCCCATGATATATCAGTGGTCACTGACCGGGGATacagtgattttatttttttattttgagattatgattatgattatgaggacatgcagtcctcttttattgtcatttagtaatgtgtgcatgaagaaatgatacaatgttcctccagaatgatatcacagaaacacaagacaaatcaagactgaaaaactgacaaaaaccacataattataacatatagttacaacagtgcaaaacaataccgtaatttgataaagaacagaccatgggcacagtaaaagtctcaaaatcaCGATAGCCccaccatctcacgcagacagtagaagggagaaactcttcctgccatgaacctccagcgccgcaaacttgccgatgcagcatcctggaagcacccgaccacagccgactctgagtccgtccgaaaacttcgagcctccaaccagccctccgacaccgagcaccatctctgccgagtgcttcgaccccagcccaggcaataggcaaagccaaggatttggggccttcccctctggagattcttgatcacacagtagcagcttcTGGCCCaagagctgcactgcccagcaacctatctatctaacactaacctaatcacaggacaatttaccatcaACCTACTAagcggtacacctttggactgtgggaagaaggcAGAGCACTTAACTAGGGATGATAGGGAGATATGGACGATGTGGGCAAAAGGCATCAGTGTAGAGAGGCAGCaaggacaaaatgctggagaaactcagcaggtcaggcaggatctatggaggggaataagcagtcgacgttactctggatttccagcatctgctgaatctcttgtgcttagtaTTTTCATCTTCAGTGGGTTCAAGACCTGGAACTGTCTGCCCAACAGTCCAGCTGGTGAACCTTCACCACAGTGACTCTCCATTGCATCCTCAGGAGCACTGAATGAGGGTAACACTGGCCTTGCTAGTTATGCCTACGTCAGTGAGTGAATTATAAACCACTGGTTAagtttcaattttttaaaaagtttagcATAACTGCTTTCATTTGACTCAGTGTATTTGTAAACCACCTTTTCAAAGGTTAGGTGCATAAACATGCAGTTCCCTATGTTGCCAAACAACCCTGGGGACTGTATCACCTAGTATATATTGGCCTGAGTTTTACAGGGAAACAAACCATTTCTatgatgtaacacacatcaaagttgctggtgaacacagcaggccaggcagcatctctaggaagaggtacagtcaacgtttcaggccgagacccttcgtcaggactaacgaaggtcctgacgaagggtcttggcctgaaacgtcgactgtacctcttcctggagatgctgcctggcctgctgcgttcaccagcaactttgatgtgtgttgcttgaatttccagcatctgcagaattcctgttgtttgcatttctaTGATGTGATCAGTGAAATGCTCTGCCTTGAAGTAAAGTCATCAGCTTTTCCTGTCCTTGTAAATAACCTCCAAGCCTGAAGTCTTCAGGGAGAGGGcaacacttcctctgtaacttcaGTTGAGAGTAATAGCTGTGACAGccacataaaaataaaaaatacaattcaAATTTTAAATGCCTTTTTAAAATGTTTCAGGCATAGGTTTGGATGTTTATAATTATTCTTACATGCACTAGAGGGGGTCCTGGCTCAGTCTGCTGTGAGAGGTTTGTGAGTAACGGACTTTGTGGGTGACCCATGCCTGGCCCTTACCTACCCTGCTGTCTGACCCATTATGTCACAAAGACCCTGTCATTTTTTCAGGACGTTGTCATAAAGGATTTAGCCAGGTCAAGAACATGTATCCCACCTAGTgaatcttatgaggataggtgagcaagctggggctctctctttggagcaaaggaggatgagcggtgacttgatagaggtgtacaagatgataagaggcgtagAATGAGCAGCTAGCTGGAgagtttttcccagggcagaaatggcgaaGACAAGGGaggataattttaaggtaattggaggaaagtgtaggggttGCCACATATGTTTACATTTTCATTGAGGGTTGGATAAATGGCTGATGGGCAGTGGTCGATTTAGGACGTGTCTTTTATAATGAAGACAAGACCCAGGGCCCGATGTGCCACAATGGCGTTGTCATCGGCATACTGAAGCTCCGTGATAGTGAGAGTGCTGACCTTGTTCTTGGCCTTGAACCTTCAACCAGTTGAAGTTGAAAAGCCTGTTGTCCATTCAATACAAGATTGGGATTCCCTGTGCCAGGTCTTGACCAATGAGGTGAAGGACGACAGCAATGAAGGTGACAAATAGGGTGAGTGCGATGATGCAGACCAGTTTGACTCCTGCGCTGACAGTGAAGGGTTCTGGATCAGAGCCACTGCACTGAATACTCTGACTGACATACCATCATGCAGTAGCCTCAGTATTTGTAAGTACTTGTCAGGGCAGCCAGGGAGCTCGGCAATCCACTGTATCAAATGCCTTTATCAAATCTACAACAGCCAAGTAAAAAGAGTTGTCTTTGTTCATggcatttttcctgtaattgtGCTGTGAAGATCTTGTCTGCAATTCAGATAGTGTAAGAAGTCAGTTGATAAGGATGCGTGCAAGCACTTTGCCTGTTGTTGACAGGAGGGAGATGCCTCTGTAATTGCCACAATCTACATTGTCTTTCTTCTTGAATATTAGAGCATACCTAAGCTCTGAGGGAAGTTGACCTTCAGGAGTTGGGTGTGTATGTGCCGCAGGAGTGTTGGTTCACCTTCTTTGAGGGCACTCTCCTCGAAAGCTGACATCGACTTGGAGATCAACCACAACCTGAGTAGTGCCAGTGGAGCCTATGTAAGATTAAAGAAGAGTGTTTGAAGACCGCGACCTACAGGTTCAAACAAAACTTGAGGTTTATACAGCCGCCATCCTCCCTACatggagctgaatcatggaccaTTGACAGTAGACCcctgaaagccctggaacaatgCCACCAAAAATTTTGAGGATCATCTGGAAGGACAGACACACTAAGACCAGCGTACTGGAGGAGGCCTAAATGAGCAGCACCAACTCTGATGGTTAGGTCTTGTCACCCAGATGCCTAACTCACACCTGGAACAGATCCTTTACCCTctgttgaaggaaggtcagcgaACCACTAGTGAGCAAAGGAAACACCTCAAAGATAACGTCAAAAATAaatctgaagaaattcaacactaTATCTAGAAACTGGGAAGACTTTCCACTCACAAGATATAACCGGAGGAAATACGTTCAAGAGGGAGCAGCGCTACGTGAAAGTGACCTGAGCTCTGCTGCAGAGAACCAGcagcagctgcaaaaggagagagTTTGCAGGCGAAAGACCCAActactaaccacagccaccacttactcccACCCACACCATGAACGTGGACCCCGcagccaccaatagacaacccctcggGAGAACATCACACTCAACTCGAGTGACCGCACTGCTAAAGGGAAATGTCTTTCACAAAGaacggtgggtgcatggaacaccctgccagggccagtggtagaggcagatactgtacatcaggggcatttaagaaacgcTTGGCAATGATGGGccatggagagctatgtaggggAGAAGGGTGGGATTGATCGCAGAGGAGGTTAaaatttggcacaacatcgtgtgccgaaaggcctgtactgtgctgtagtgttgtagCTTCACTGGGTAGGCACAGCCTTTTTCCAGTAATTAATAGCAGACGTGGGTCACTCACTGCTGAGCAACATGCGATGGCCCACTGCCTCTCTTCAAGCTTCCGTCCAACTCCCTACATCTGATTATCTGACTCACCATTTCACCTGGAGCTctctctgctgctgctgctgtctaCTTTAACAACACTGCCCTTAGCATAGAAAATATTTCCACAGGCATCAAATGAACGTTATCAAATAAGACAGTGAGCAACTTGAAGAGTATTTTAGGGCAGATGCTGGAGGCAGTTGGCTGATGTTACAGATCTGGAAATACGCCATCTTAAAGATGACTCATCTACAGTATATGGTTAGAACACATGTCAGACCTACCAGTGGCATCAAGTCTGACAACAGACTGGATCAGACATGCAGAGGTCCTACTAAGAGGAATGGAGTGAGAGACGGGTGAGCAGAGCAAAAGGTGGGAGGGCTGAAGACAATGACTTCTATCACAGTTTACTACACTTCACAGTTTGTATCATGTATACATTTTGAAATAAAGCACCAAGcaaatctttccctccaccccactttctgctttctgcagagttcactttccatagatgctgcccgggctagcgagttcctccagcattttgtgtgtgtggatgaGATTATCTTGCTGCTGCTACCGATGGTACCCATTCTTCTGGTATTATCATCTAACATAACTTCATTAGATCACTGAACTCCgattgcctcatcactgaactgttcccacaacctatggactcactttcaaggactctttatctcatgttctcgatatttattgctcatttttttcttttatatttgcagagttttttgtcttttgcatactggttgtacGCCCAGatggtgcagtcttttattgattctatggttattggatttgttgagtatgcccacaaaatgaatctcagcattgtatatggtgacacatgtgtACTTTcgtaataaatttacgttgaaccttttgaactttgatgtagGATGACATCTAACTTCATATTCAATTGACCTTAAGGGAGAATGAATTTATTGTAGTAACATAAATCTTTTAGGCTCTTGCTGAATTGGATTAAACAACTAAAACTCTTTTCTGCTTTCCCCAGTTCGTTTCATTACAATCAATCAGGTACCGAATTGGACAAGAGGCTCTCGATTAGTCAACCGGACCATCGCGAGAGACCCAGATCTGAAGCCTCTATTCTGCCAGGCACATGCATTTTTCCGACTTCTGACAGGTGAGAAAGATTCGATGTCCCTGAGTGCCAAGCCAGATAGGAAAGGCTATC
Proteins encoded in this region:
- the LOC134359156 gene encoding uncharacterized protein C3orf20-like, whose product is MPCESMIEELYKERNRNRGQPCVQSRLDSFRILKYDINTANDHTGQGSALLVERHNVTPGMFLMYIGGKLLFADHIFNGYSTTVKDLKKQLAKTYEDYLTGHHLLHDFRFSSFHYNQSGTELDKRLSISQPDHRERPRSEASILPGTCIFPTSDRAATIQNFIAFSLSQRSGCCSSMLY